AATACTGTTTGAAAGCCCATAGGGATGTGATCTGCGGGTTTTATTTCTTCTTTCAAAAATAAATACACAAACTCTATTATAAATTTACAGACAGCCTGTAACCTACTCCTGGTTCGGTCAGCAATAGTTCCGGGTTGGAAGCATCCGTTTCTATTTTTTTTCTCAAACTAGCCACGTGAACTCTCAGAGGACCCGATTCGTTTTTTGCGAATGGTCCCCAGACGTGGCGTATGATCTGTTCCTGAGTCAAAACTTTTCCGGCGTGTCGGATTAAAAGGGACAGGAAAGAATATTCGATCGGAGTAAGATGCACCGTTTCTCCCGATACTTGCACGTTTCTACTCGATAGGTTCACGTATAAATTTCCTGAAATAAAAATCGGAGAACCGGGTTCCTGGGTTTTATTTCGAAGAGCCACTCGGATTCTCGCGAGTAACTCTCCCATACTAAACGGTTTTGTAATATAGTCGTCCGCCCCTCCGTCCAACAGGGAAATCTTTTCCGGGTCGGAAGATAAAACCGACAACACGATGACGGGCGTTTCACTCCAGGTTCTGATTTCTCTGAGCGCGGTAATTCCGTTTCCGTCGGGAAATTGCAGATCCAAAAGGATGACATCCGGAGATTCTTTCGCGGCTTTGAGTATGGTCTCTTGGATCGTCGCAGATTCGATCACATCATAATGAGAAGCGCTCAAACTGATTCTGATCATCTTACGGATCCGATCGTCGTCGTCCGCGATCAGAATTTTAGGATTCATGGTTCAACCCGGTTTTACCGGAATGTCGATACAAAACCTGGCCCCTCCTTCCTTGCGATTCTCCGCGATCAAAGTTCCTTTGTGGGTTTCCACGATGGACTTACTGATCGAAAGACCGAGTCCGCTTCCTATGTGACTTTGATTTTTACTTCGATAAAATTTCTCGAAGATTTTATCAAGTTCTTCTTCCGGAATTCCGGGGCCGCTGTCTTCCACAACGTATTTCATCTTATCCTTATCGGGAAGAAGTTCGATGACAACGGGAGATCCTTCCGGAGAAATCTGAACCGCGTTGAAAACTACGTTGAATAGAGCCTGCTCCATCAGAGTAAAATCCATCCAAGTGGGAATCGGATTTTCGGGAAGATGAATCACACAACTGCTGCTCTTAACGGTTTGTCTGAGTCTTCGTACTACTACGCGCACAAGATCGGAAGGGTCGTGCCAATCCATTCTCAATTTTAAAAAACCGGATTCGTAACGACTCATGTCCAGTAGATTGCCGAGAAGAAGATTCAGGATTATACTGCTTTCGTTGATTTCGTTTAACAATTCTATGCGCGCCGTCGATGATTTGTCTATTTCCGGTTCTAAAAGCGCCGTGACCGCGCCTCGTATCGCGGAGAGAGGAGTTTTCAGTTCGTGAGAAAGGGAATTGAAGATGATCGTATATAGACGTTCGGATTGATTTGCGAGATATCTGGTTCGTGTCTCTTCGGATAACAATTCTCGTTCCAAAGCGAGTGCGATTTGATTTCCCATCGTGAGCAGAAGATTTTCCTGATCAAGATTCAATTTTTCACTTAGAGCGATACCGATGACGCCGATGATTTTTCCGGGAGCGATCATCGGAAAATAAGTTCCCAAAGATAAGGAGAGCGTATCCGTAAATTTTCCCGCGGAGATTTTGTTCTTATATGTCCAGTTTGCGACCGCCGTTTCTTTCGCGTCCGGAAAAAAATTACCGGCCTTGGAAGAATTAGAATCTATGTTTCCCTGATTTTCGAAAAGAATCGCGACGTCCGTTTGAAAAATTTTTTTGAGATAGTCCGCGCCGATCTGCGCGATTTGACGGATATCTCTTGCGTGCCCCAGTTCTTTGGAAAGCTCGTATAACGTTGTCAGGCGTAACTCGCGATTGACCAACACTTTTTCCTTTTGTCTCAATCTGGAAGTTACGTTTCCGATGATGATCGAAATAAAAAGAAAGGAACCGAACATCAGAATGTCTTCCAGTTTTTCGATAAAGAAAGTGTATCGGGGAGGAATGAATAAAAAATCCCAAAAGATTCCGGACAACAGACCCGCCAAGATGGTTGGGCCTTTGGAGAAGACGGAGCCGATTCCCGATACGAAAAAAAGATATAAGAAGGAAATGCTCCAGTAACCCGTAAGAGGTTCCAAGAAAAGACTGATACACGTTGCCAACAAAATGAGCGCTAGGGAGGCGACGTATTGTTTTCCTCCCGACGAAGTTTTTAAGAATCTGCCCAGCGCGGATTCTTCTCCCGAAAAAGAAGTATGATCGTAAGGAACCAGACAGAGTTCGAAGTTCGACGTGATCCTTGCGAGTTTGGAAGAGGGGGAATTCCATTTCTTCCACCAAGACATCGGTGGTTTTCCCAATACGACGCGCGTTATGTTTTTTTGTTCGGCTATACGAAGGATTGCGTCCGCAGGATCTTCGTCGGCGGCGTATAGAATTTCGGAACCGAGTTCTCTCGCAAAGTTCAGATTCTTTTCAAGCTGACTGATATTCTCCTTGGAAAGATTTTCCCTTGTCTGATTGTAGATCGCGAACAATTCTCCATTTCTTTCGTAGGCGAGACGTTTCGCATAACGTAATAAGGAATAGGAGTTCGGACTCGCGCTGATCGCCACTAGAATTTTTTCCCTGAACTTCACGGAGTCGGGAGAAGTGGTTACGTGTCGTGCGGTGTAGTTGAGCGCGGTCTCTCGGAGAAAGGTAAGATTCTCCTGTTTAAAAAAATGATCCACCGCGATGTTCGCTTTTTCGGGAACGTAGACTTTTCCTTCCTGCAGACGTTTTCTGAGATCGTCCGGAGAAAGATCGATCAATAGGATTTCGTCCGCCACGTCCAGAACCGAATCCGGAATCGTTTCCCTGATTTTTACGGACGTGTTTTTTTCGACTGCCTCCACTTGACTTTCCAAATGTTGAACATTCAAAGTTGTGAATACGCTTATACTGTGATTTAAAATTTCGACGACGTCCTGATAACGCTTTACGTGTCTGCTTCCCGGTATGTTCGTATGCGCGAATTCGTCGATTAATACGACTTCGGGTTTTCGTTTGAGAATTGCGTCAATGTCCATCTCTTCGAATCGGATTCCTCTGTGTTCTATGTTTTTTCGAGGAAGAATTTCCAGTCCTTCCGACAATTCTTCCGTTTCCTTTCTTCCGTGGGTTTCGATGTAACCCACAACCACGTCCACTCCTTCTTTTTTAAGAGCGCGCGCTGCGTTTAACATCGCGTAGGTTTTGCCGACCCCGGCGACCATACCGAAAAAGATTTTCAATTTTCCCGAAATGGATTTCTTTTCTTCGGCTTGGATCTTGCGGAGAAGTTCGTCCGGATCCAATTTGGATTTTTCGCTCCAGTCGGTCATTCTTTGATTTTTCCGAATTCATCATCCAATTTCAAGTTCAATCGAAGTACGTTGACTCGTTTTTCTCCGATATAACCGAACGCCGGTCGTTCCGTCGATTGTTCTATGATTTTTTGAAATCGAAGGATCTGTTCCCGAGTCAATCTTCTCGCGGAGATGATTCGATTTGCCTGAAACTGAACGGATTCGGGACTGATATGGGGATCCAATCCGGAACCGGAGGCGAACAATAGATCGGGAGGAACGAACTTCTGATCCGGATGTTTTGTCAAAAGGAACTTTTTTCTTTCTTCGACTTTTGCCTTTAAGGATGCGTTAGTCGCACTTAAATTAGACGCGCTTGAAGCCACCGTCGCGTAATCTCCCGCAGAAGGTCTCGACCAGAAATATTCGTTTTTTGTAAACCGTTGACCGATCAATTCCGAGCCTACGATTTTGCCGTCGACTTGTATCAAACTTCCGTTTGCTAGGACAGGAAAAAAACGTTCTGAAAACCCTGTAATGACGATCGGATAAAAAATTCCGGTGATAAATGTAAGTGACAAAAGTGTTCTGATCGCTATCGATACTGTGTTTAACATGGAATTTTCCTCAATCGAATCCCAATAAGACTAAGATCATGTCGATACACTTGATTCCTATAAACGGGGTGATAATTCCGCCCAGACCGAAGATCAAAAGATTTCGCTTTAATATTTTGTTCGCTCCCAGAGGTTTATAAGCCACTCCTTTTAACGCTAATGGAATCAAAGCCGGTATGACCAACGCGTTAAAGATGATTGCACTTAACACCGCGCTCTTCTGAGAACTGAGGCGCGTTAGATTGAGAACGGACAACGGACCTTCGACCGCGTCCGCCGTCGCATAAAAAGCTCCGAACAACGCGGGAAGAATCGCGAAGTATTTTGCGACATCGTTTGCGATGCTGAATGTCGTCAGGGCTCCTCTCGTCATCAGAAGTTGTTTTCCGATTTCGACGATCTCTATGAGTTTGCTCGGATTGCTGTCTAGGTCGATCATGTTGCCCGCTTCTCTTGCGGTTTGAGTTCCGGTATTCATCGCAACGCCAACGTCGGATTGAGCGAGTGCGGGAGCGTCGTTGGTTCCGTCTCCTATCATCGCGACTAGATATCCCTTGCTTTGTTGTTCTCTTATTTTTTTCAGCTTGGTTGCCGGAGTCGCCTCGGCTAAAAAGTCGTCCACTCCCGCTTCCGCCGCGATCGCCGCCGCGGTGAGTTGATTGTCTCCCGTGATCATGACGGTTCTGATTCCCATCTTACGAAGACTCGCAAATCTTTCTTTCAATCCGCCTTTGACTATGTCCTTGAGTTCGATCACTCCCAGGAGTTTGTTGTCTTCCGCGACGAGAATCGGAGTACTTCCTTTTTGCGAAACTTTTAGGATGACTTCTTCCATTTCCGGAGAAATTTTTTGACTGAAGTTGTAAAGATAGGTTCTGATCGCGTCACCCGCGCCTTTGCGGATTCTTCGCGTCACCACTCCTTCTTTTTTCAGATCCAGTCCGCTCATTTTCGTGGAAGCGCTGAACGGAATGAATTCGGCTTCCATTTCGGCGAGATTTCTTTCCCTAATTCCGAATTTCTCTTTTGCTAATACGACAATGGATCTTCCTTCGGGGGTTTCGTCCGCAAGGGAGGAAAGTTGTGCGATATCCGCGAGATATTTTTCCCCCACTCCTTTTGCGGGAAAGAATGCCCTTGCCTCTCTGTTGCCTAACGTGATCGTTCCCGTTTTGTCCAAAAGAAGAATGTCTATATCTCCCGCGGCCTCGATGGCTTTTCCGCTTTTTGAGATCACGTTAAACCGAATCAGGCGTTCCATGCCGGAAATTCCGATCGCCGAAAGTAATCCCGCGATCGTAGTCGGGATAAGACAGACAAGAAGGGAGATCAAAACCGGAATCGAAAGATTCGCCTTTTGTCCTCCTTCTATTGCGACAAATTCCGCAAAGAAGGGAAGGCTGATGACCGCGATTAGAAATACGAAAGACAAACCCGATAGAAGCATCGTAAGAGCGATTTCGTTCGGAGTCTTTTGTCGTTTAGCGCCTTCCACAAGAGCGATCATCTTATCTAAGAAAGTATTTCCCTGTTCGGCGGTGATTTTGATCGTGATCTTGTCGCTTAACACTCTGGTCCCGCCCGTGACGGCGCTTCTATCGCCTCCGCTTTCTCTTACGACGGGAGCGGATTCTCCGGTGATCGCGGATTCGTCCACGCTCGCGATTCCTTCTATGATTTCTCCGTCTCCCGGAATCAGATCTCCCGGTTCGCATAACACGCCATCGCCGATCTTCAAGGAAGTTCCGGGAACGATAACGATCTTACCGCCTACTAGTTTTTTGGCGACGATATTGGATCTGGTTTTTTTGAGACTATCGGTTCTGGCCTTTCCTCTTCCTTCCGCGATCGCTTCCGCGAAATTGGCAAAAAGAACGGTAAACCACAACCACAAACCGATCTGAAGATTAAAGGCGGAATAAATTCCTTGATACAGATCCTTGGAGAAAATCCAGGTCGTGAAAATCGCCCCTAAAAGCACGATGAACATCACAGGGTTTTTAGCCTGAGAAATTGGATTCAATTTTTTGAATGTGTTTACGGTCGCTTCCTTAAAAACTCCCGATTCTAAAAAAGTTTTCGACTTACGGCTCATCCGATTCTCCTTAAAAAGTTCTGCCTTGCAGCATTAAAAAATGTTCAAGTATCGGGCCGATCGTCAAGACGGGAAAAAAAGTCAACGCGCCTACGATCACGATCATCGAAAGGAGCAAGACGTAGAACGTTCCTCCCTCCGTGGAAAAAGAACCTTCCGAAACGATCTCCGATCTTTTTTGAATCGCCGCACCTCCCGCGATCGCAAGGACGGGGAGAATGACTCCGAATCTTCCGATCAACATCGCGATTCCTATCATGGAATTGTAATATGGAGTGTTGACGTTCAAACCCGCAAATGCGCTTCCGTTGTTTCCGGCGCTGGACGAGAACGCGTAAAGAATTTCCGAAAGTCCGTGCGGACCTCGATTGGATGACGAGGATAACGCGGTCGGCAAACTCATCGAGATTGCGGTAAAAAGAAGAATGACGGTGGAGGGTAAAAGAATTCCCAAGATAGACATTTGGATTTCTCTCTTTTCTATTTTTTTACCGAGGTATTCGGGGCTACGACCCACCATGATGCCGCTCAAAAAAACGGTAAGAAGAATAAAAAGAACCATTCCGTACATCCCGGCTCCGACTCCGCCGAAGATCACTTCCCCCAATTGTATATTCAACATTCCTACTAAACCGCCGATCGGAGAAAAACTGTCGTGCATGGAGTTAACCGATCCGTTAGACGCTACCGTGGTTGCTACTTCCCATATCGCGCTGTTTAAAATTCCGAACCTGACTTCCTTTCCTTCCCAAAAACCATACGACCCGAAAATAGGATTGTAGGAAGACTCGGAGGACCAAACGACAATTACACCGAAGCAAAAAATCGTGAACATAACGCTGAAGATCACCCACGCGTGTCTGAGATTTCCGATCATTCTTCCGTATAAAAATACGCACGCTCCGGGAAGGATCAAAATGGAAAACATCTGAAGGAAATTGGAAAGAGGGGAGGGGTTTTCGAAAGGATGCGCGCTATTGACTCCGAAAAAACCTCCTCCGTTTGTTCCCAATTGTTTGATCGCGATCTGAGAAGCCGCGGGTCCCAACGGGATGATTTGTTGTGCGCCTTCCAAAGTGTTCGCGGATATATAACTCGAAAACGTCTGCACGACTCCGGTTGCGACTAACGCTAATGAGAGCGCGAATGCCAGAGGAAAAAGAACGTATAACGCTCCTCGAATCAAGTCCTTCCAAAAATTTCCGAGCGCGGATGCGTTTGAGTTTGCCGAAAGCCCTCTTGCGAGCGCGAGAAGAACACAAAGCCCGGTCGCCGCACTGAGGAAGTTTTGAACCGTCAATCCGACGGATTGTGAAAAATAACTCAAGGTCGATTCTCCGCTATAAGCCTGCCAGTTGGTGTTGGTCGTAAAACTCACTGCGGTGTTGAACGCGAGATGGATATCCAGTCCCGAAAAGTTGGAAGGATTGATAGGAAGACGATCTTGAAAAAATAAAATCAAAAATAGAAGAATGAAACCGAAAAGATTGAATATCAGAAGAGATATCGCGTATTCTTTCCAGTCCATGCTCCGTTTGTGATCGATCCCGCAAAGTTTGTATAAAAACAGTTCGAATTTTAATGTTTCCGACGAGGTGAATACCTTATAGAGCCAAAAACCGAATAGAGGGGAAAAGACCGCGATTGAAAAAAGAAAGATCGAAAGTTGAATCCATTCCGTAACCATAAAACCTCCTTAGAATTTCTCCGGTTTGAAAATAGAATACGCCAAATAGACAAGACAAAGCCCGCCCATGCCGAGGGCCAAGATTGTTTCCGGATTCATAATATATCGTTTCCTGAATGTGTCTGATGAGATGCGGGTTTAAGCGCGGGAGTTTGGAGATCGAAAATGAAAGTCAAATTCTTCATGTTATTTAGTAGACCACGAAGTCGTTTCCCGGTCAAGAGCGCTCGGGTTAAAGGGCGGAAAACGAAGTTAAGAAGTTGTTAGGATTCGGGGAAAACAGGCATGATTTGAAACCGGAAGCAAATTCGGTCTTAAACGGGGAAGTTCGCTCGGATGTATCGATAGAGCAACCGATCCAATTCAAGATAGAATATCAGATTTCCTTAAATCAATTATAAAATTCGGAGATTCCCGTTTTGTAAAGGAAGAGTATTTTTTAAAATCCATTTGAAAAAAACTTGATTTCTAAGGCGTTCTTAAAGATAAACATGTAAGCAATTGCTTACTATACAGAATGGGGAATGTTTCTTTCCCTGCCGGCTTATGATTCGAATCAAAAATAAAATTTCGTATCAAGATAAGATCGGTTTTATTTCAAGTAAGAACGGAGTATTGTTTGTTTTTTTTATTCAGGCAAAAATGGGATCATTTTTATTCTTTTGTTTCCGAGTCCGGATTCAGATTTTTTTTCATTTTTCTCGTTCCGTCTCTGATCCTATTTGCAGATCTCGGACTACGGTGGAAAGTTCTGAGTCAGATGGAGGTTTTACAGTGGTATTATTATCTCCTTTCTTTCTTTTATTCGGTTTTGATTTATTCTCTGTTGCTTTTTTCTCTCGCTTTTCTTTCGTCCGCGTCGAAGAGAAAAGCGTATTGGAGCATTCTGATATTTTCCGCCTTCGGTTATTCGAGTTGTATCATCGGTTCTTACGGATATTTTTTATATGCGGGAATCATGCCGAATTTCTTCGTTTTTTCTTATATTTTTCAAGAACCGTTTAATAGTTGGACCATCTTCAAGGGCGGACTTACGATTTCGAGTCTGATAGGTTTCTTACTTATTTTTATTTTGGTAATTGTTAGTTTGAGGATTGTGTCCGCGAATTTTAAACCGGTTCGATTTACGAGGAGTATCTATTCGGGTTTGTTTTTTGGGGTTCTTATTCTTACCGCTTTTTTTCACAACAATACGCGATTCAACGATCAGATTTACGTCTCGGATACGAATTCGATTTCGTTTATCAATCGGAACATTTACAATATTCTTACGGGAGATCGGCTCGGTTCCGCGGGACTGCAATCGAGAAATAAGCCGAAGTTGAACAAAAGTCCGAATCCGTTTCGAAAAAACGTCTTAATCATTCTTGGCGAGAGTCTTCGTAGAAAGAATATGGCTCTTTATGGTTACGGTAAGGACACCACTCCGTTTTTGAGTCGTTGGACTCAAAATGCTCAGAATGGATCCGTTGTGGTTTTTCAAAAGGTGTTTTCGAATGCAAGTTCTACTTTGATTTCGGTTCCGAGTTTGTTGTCGGGAGTGTCTCCGATTCAACCTGTTTCCATGACTCATAGTTTTCCTTTGTTTTGGGAATACGGAAAGGCTGCGGGACTTTCCACGTTTTACATTTCGAGTCATAGCTTCCGTTGGAATAATTTTTCAGGTTTTTTTAGAAACGCGGGAATCGATTTTTTATGGAATAAGGAAATCAGCGGACTCGGCGTTTTTAATGATATAGGGATCGATGATCGTAAAACGGTGACCGAATTTCAAAATCAGGTGAAACTTCTCAAAAGCAAAGGCCGCAACTTTGCCGGAGTTCTACATTTGAACACGAATCACTTTCCCTACATCGTTCCGGAAGAATTTGTTTATTTCCCGATCGGTAAGGATACTTTCGCACCCTACGATAATTCCGTCCGTTATTTGGATCATCTTTTGGAAAAAATATTCCATTTTTTGAATGAAGAAAAGCTGATGGAAAATACTCTTGTGATCTTCACTTCCGATCATGGAGAGGCGCTTTTCGAGCACAACTATATCGGTCATATAGAAAGCAATCATATCGAAACTTTGGCGGTTCCAATGGTATTTTTCCTGCCGAATTCCTTGGAAAAAAATCATTTTCGGGAGCGTTTAAAAAGGAATATTGATAAAAACGTTTCCAATACGGATTTAATACCGACTGTCGCGGAAATATTAGGCGTTTCTAATCAACCGGAGATAAAAAGTTATCTTTCGAAATTGGAAGGGGCTTCTCTGCTTTCGGATCTTCCGGAAGGTCGTCGTATTTTTATCGCGAATAATAACGAAACTTCTCTTTATAGAGTTGGAATGAGTTATATAAAAGGGAATTTACATTATATGCTTCGCCTCAATTCGTTTCCACCCGATGAAGAAGTTTATGATATTCAAACGGATCCGTATGAAAAAAAGAATCTCTGGCCCGGACTGAGTTTGGAAGAAAAACGAGAGATCCGTAGACAACTGGATGAATGCGGTTTATGCCATGATCTTTACGCCGTTTCCGGAATTAAACTTTGATCCTTACGGATAATTTTGTAATTTAACGTGAGTTCGGCGGTTGAAAGTGAGAAAGAATCTTCCTATATGTTGTTTACGGATTTGTTTTAGTAGAGATTACTTTTTGTAGTTCTGCTTCCGAAGGAAAAACGATATTTTGATTCAACAATTCGTAACTTAAGTTTAGATATGCCTTCGCCTTTTTGCTCATTTCGTCGCAGACTTTCGGATCCCGGTCGCAGAAATTGTTCTTTTCACGGGGCGGATTGATATTGTAGGAAAGATCCTCTTTCCCGTCGAAAAATCTCAAATAAAAAAGATCGTTTTCGATCCAGCCGAATAAATTTCCATAAGCAAAGTAGGCCGTTTGGGTCCTTCCCGGAGCTAAGAGATTTCTTCCCATAGAGGAAAAAAACGCCTTCTTACCGACAAGCCCCAAGATTGTCGGAATTACATCCAATTGGGAAGCAATGGTTTCGTCTAACGCAGGGGCGATTTTTCCCGGAGCATAGATCAGAAACGGAACGTTTCTATCCTCGTAATAATCCAGATATCTGTGATGCGTATGGTCGGCGACGAAAACGAAAATAGTGTTCTTGAAGTATTTCGATTTTTCGGCCTGAGTGATAAAATTATGAATCGCCCAATCTGCGTAATTGTAAACGTTCAAAAAATCGTAATCTCTTGTGGAAGGATTGAAAATTCTGAATTTTTCCGAAGGACTTCTGTAGGGGTAGTGGGTCGTCAGTGTCAGCGCAAGACCTAAAATCGGTTTTTTAGAAGCGGAAATACGTTCATGCAATAATTGTAATACGTCTGCGTCGTCGTACCCCCAGGCGCCTAGTTGAAATCTTCCTAACTTTGCGATTTCCTTTTCTCCTAGTACGGTATCAAAGCCCCAGTGAGGCATAAGAGTGCTTTTGTTGTCGAAACTTAAATCTCCGCCGGTCACGAAATAAGTATCGTAACCCATTCTTTTGAAAATATTACCGATACCCGAAAAGTTTCCGAGAACCTGATGTGTTCTCACTACGGTCAGACCCGGACGATCTGGAATTCCTGTGAGAATCGACATCATTCCATTTGTGGTTCTTCCGCCGGAGGCGATGAACCGATTGTAGAATCTACCTTTTTTTAAGAGTTGATTGAAATACGGTGTGACTTCCTTTCCTTCCACAAGCCCGTTTGAAATCGGTTTGATAAATTTTCCCGTCCAATTTTCAAGCATAATTAAGACTACGTTGGGAGGAGTTCCGGGATTGGTTTCCTGTTGAACGCGTAAGATCGGATATTTATCGCTGACAAATTCCGAGCCCGGATAGGAAATTTCTTTCCGTACGATCTTGATCGCTTCTTCCGTTTCCAATTTTAAGAATTTCGGGATGGATTGACTTTTTAAATCCATGATCGAAGTGAAAACTCCGTTGAGTGCGATATTGTTTACGAAGTTGTTTCCGGAAACGATCGCATTCGTAGCTCTTATGGGAGATTCTTGAATGCCTCCTCGGATTGCGATGGTCGTAACGATCAAAACGATCGGGATCTGAAGCAATGTGGATTTCCAGGATTCCTTCCGATATCGGTACGGATTGTATTTGAGAAATAACCATGTCGATAGTGGAAGAAAAAACAGTAGGAATGCGATTCCGATCAAAAACATAACCGTGTTTTGCTCCAACGCCGACTTAAGAATCACGCCTAAGTCTTTTCCGAGAAATACGAATCCTTCGTAACCGATATGTTTGTTTGCGTTTTCAAAATAAATGATGTCCGCGATCAGATGTGCGATCATCCAAATTCCCAAAAGGATCGGAGTATATCCCCAAAAAAAGCGATAGAGTTTGAATCGATTTAAATACGGCAATACGGAAAGAAGAGCGAACAATCCCAGGGTCATTCCGATCACGACGAGGTCGAAACGAAAACCTAAAAGAAACGCGAGTAAAACTTCTCCGAAAGGAACGCCTTGGAGTCGGTACCAATAGACCGAAAGAAACGCGATCTTGTATAGGAGGAGAATGAGAGCGAAGTAGAGAACATAACCTAAGACGAGTTTTAAGTGGGTGGGGATACGTTGAAACATTCTGACTCTTTTTGCGTATGAAATGGATTGAGAATTAAAAACCGGATTCTCAAAACGTATAGTTATAATAGGTTTGAGTGGAGGTAGGCGCTCAAGTCAAAAATATTTTTGCTCGAATACGATTCCTACTCATCTCTAGAATAAAGTGTCCAAAATTCTGCGTCTGAGCGCGGGATTTGTGCTCATATTCTATTTTATAAGATCGGTAAAAAATACATTTCTTGAGTTCTACCGCCACGAACGGATCAGAACGTTATTTCTATTGTCGTTACAAGTGTTTCTTTCCGGTGCAAAAATTGAGTTTCGAGTTTGTGAAATTAAA
The nucleotide sequence above comes from Leptospira weilii. Encoded proteins:
- a CDS encoding response regulator, with product MNPKILIADDDDRIRKMIRISLSASHYDVIESATIQETILKAAKESPDVILLDLQFPDGNGITALREIRTWSETPVIVLSVLSSDPEKISLLDGGADDYITKPFSMGELLARIRVALRNKTQEPGSPIFISGNLYVNLSSRNVQVSGETVHLTPIEYSFLSLLIRHAGKVLTQEQIIRHVWGPFAKNESGPLRVHVASLRKKIETDASNPELLLTEPGVGYRLSVNL
- a CDS encoding sensor histidine kinase, coding for MTDWSEKSKLDPDELLRKIQAEEKKSISGKLKIFFGMVAGVGKTYAMLNAARALKKEGVDVVVGYIETHGRKETEELSEGLEILPRKNIEHRGIRFEEMDIDAILKRKPEVVLIDEFAHTNIPGSRHVKRYQDVVEILNHSISVFTTLNVQHLESQVEAVEKNTSVKIRETIPDSVLDVADEILLIDLSPDDLRKRLQEGKVYVPEKANIAVDHFFKQENLTFLRETALNYTARHVTTSPDSVKFREKILVAISASPNSYSLLRYAKRLAYERNGELFAIYNQTRENLSKENISQLEKNLNFARELGSEILYAADEDPADAILRIAEQKNITRVVLGKPPMSWWKKWNSPSSKLARITSNFELCLVPYDHTSFSGEESALGRFLKTSSGGKQYVASLALILLATCISLFLEPLTGYWSISFLYLFFVSGIGSVFSKGPTILAGLLSGIFWDFLFIPPRYTFFIEKLEDILMFGSFLFISIIIGNVTSRLRQKEKVLVNRELRLTTLYELSKELGHARDIRQIAQIGADYLKKIFQTDVAILFENQGNIDSNSSKAGNFFPDAKETAVANWTYKNKISAGKFTDTLSLSLGTYFPMIAPGKIIGVIGIALSEKLNLDQENLLLTMGNQIALALERELLSEETRTRYLANQSERLYTIIFNSLSHELKTPLSAIRGAVTALLEPEIDKSSTARIELLNEINESSIILNLLLGNLLDMSRYESGFLKLRMDWHDPSDLVRVVVRRLRQTVKSSSCVIHLPENPIPTWMDFTLMEQALFNVVFNAVQISPEGSPVVIELLPDKDKMKYVVEDSGPGIPEEELDKIFEKFYRSKNQSHIGSGLGLSISKSIVETHKGTLIAENRKEGGARFCIDIPVKPG
- the kdpC gene encoding potassium-transporting ATPase subunit KdpC, translating into MLNTVSIAIRTLLSLTFITGIFYPIVITGFSERFFPVLANGSLIQVDGKIVGSELIGQRFTKNEYFWSRPSAGDYATVASSASNLSATNASLKAKVEERKKFLLTKHPDQKFVPPDLLFASGSGLDPHISPESVQFQANRIISARRLTREQILRFQKIIEQSTERPAFGYIGEKRVNVLRLNLKLDDEFGKIKE
- the kdpB gene encoding potassium-transporting ATPase subunit KdpB, coding for MSRKSKTFLESGVFKEATVNTFKKLNPISQAKNPVMFIVLLGAIFTTWIFSKDLYQGIYSAFNLQIGLWLWFTVLFANFAEAIAEGRGKARTDSLKKTRSNIVAKKLVGGKIVIVPGTSLKIGDGVLCEPGDLIPGDGEIIEGIASVDESAITGESAPVVRESGGDRSAVTGGTRVLSDKITIKITAEQGNTFLDKMIALVEGAKRQKTPNEIALTMLLSGLSFVFLIAVISLPFFAEFVAIEGGQKANLSIPVLISLLVCLIPTTIAGLLSAIGISGMERLIRFNVISKSGKAIEAAGDIDILLLDKTGTITLGNREARAFFPAKGVGEKYLADIAQLSSLADETPEGRSIVVLAKEKFGIRERNLAEMEAEFIPFSASTKMSGLDLKKEGVVTRRIRKGAGDAIRTYLYNFSQKISPEMEEVILKVSQKGSTPILVAEDNKLLGVIELKDIVKGGLKERFASLRKMGIRTVMITGDNQLTAAAIAAEAGVDDFLAEATPATKLKKIREQQSKGYLVAMIGDGTNDAPALAQSDVGVAMNTGTQTAREAGNMIDLDSNPSKLIEIVEIGKQLLMTRGALTTFSIANDVAKYFAILPALFGAFYATADAVEGPLSVLNLTRLSSQKSAVLSAIIFNALVIPALIPLALKGVAYKPLGANKILKRNLLIFGLGGIITPFIGIKCIDMILVLLGFD
- the kdpA gene encoding potassium-transporting ATPase subunit KdpA gives rise to the protein MVTEWIQLSIFLFSIAVFSPLFGFWLYKVFTSSETLKFELFLYKLCGIDHKRSMDWKEYAISLLIFNLFGFILLFLILFFQDRLPINPSNFSGLDIHLAFNTAVSFTTNTNWQAYSGESTLSYFSQSVGLTVQNFLSAATGLCVLLALARGLSANSNASALGNFWKDLIRGALYVLFPLAFALSLALVATGVVQTFSSYISANTLEGAQQIIPLGPAASQIAIKQLGTNGGGFFGVNSAHPFENPSPLSNFLQMFSILILPGACVFLYGRMIGNLRHAWVIFSVMFTIFCFGVIVVWSSESSYNPIFGSYGFWEGKEVRFGILNSAIWEVATTVASNGSVNSMHDSFSPIGGLVGMLNIQLGEVIFGGVGAGMYGMVLFILLTVFLSGIMVGRSPEYLGKKIEKREIQMSILGILLPSTVILLFTAISMSLPTALSSSSNRGPHGLSEILYAFSSSAGNNGSAFAGLNVNTPYYNSMIGIAMLIGRFGVILPVLAIAGGAAIQKRSEIVSEGSFSTEGGTFYVLLLSMIVIVGALTFFPVLTIGPILEHFLMLQGRTF
- a CDS encoding potassium-transporting ATPase subunit F, with product MNPETILALGMGGLCLVYLAYSIFKPEKF